In Enoplosus armatus isolate fEnoArm2 chromosome 12, fEnoArm2.hap1, whole genome shotgun sequence, the DNA window GAACATATGGAAACACTGTCTAAAATGATataatgaaaaacagaattgtAAGAAAAACAAGTGTCTTTGGAAATAAACCTTTTGTTACTGGTTATTAAATAGTCTGTAGGTTTCACTCATGAAATACACAATTAGAttataaatttaaaaaaatagtgCCTTAACCAGAAACAGCTGTTATATAGCTCTCCTCAAAGCCACCAGACTCCATTGACAATAACACTAATTTTATCTTACAGACAAGATACGTTTTGATTGTTGACTGATTAGTCAGTGTTTGCATGTAGATGACTGGAGCTACGAAGTGTAAGCTTAGCAACCTGAGTAGGCATTATCCTTTTGGCTTCCTTGCTGGGTGCCTTCCTTTGCCGTTCTATCCTTTGCTTCGGAGGAGGCGGCTCTGCATGGAACGAACCCATCCTGATGAAAAGGACCACAGGAATGAAAAAGTCAGAGACAGAAGATACTGCTGAGGGACGGTAATAAACCAGGGAAAATGCAATAATTAACCAAAAACTAATAGTAATAACAAACCTCTAAAAGAATCTTCAACACAAGACTACAAATTAAAAGCTTTTACTTGTAGGTTTAATGTGCACTCCCTTGTGTGATGTTTAATTGTAGAATTTGATTAATAACAATATTATGGGACATCACGACACCATGATTGTTCCTTTCCTCATCATAAGAGGTTGTTTCAATAGGCAGGTGGCACGTCACATGCTGAGGCACTCACATGTAGTGGAAGGAGGGGGCCGTCCTGAAACAGCACTCTGCTCTCCTGGCCACTCTGTGCCAAGCATCCTGAGGCAGGTAGCCATCGACTGCACCTCCATTCTGCTGCTCGTCCTCCCCGTCTTCCAGTCGGTTGAGACCCATGAAGGACAACTgtgagagaagcagagagatcTCCACTTGACTCACTTAACAAACATATTCCAATTTCCTACATTGTATATTGTTATATGCTTATCGCGTCGCTTTCTAGCtcctttatgttttttatgtctttggtttagtttttatgtttgtgttgtacAGTAAAGCACTATGCATCAACTGTGTCGAGCTGTCACTCCTAAATGTCTTTGTCCAAAACAGGACAGGAAACTGGCATTGAAGTGAGACTTTTCTGTAACAACAGTAAATGTTGTTATAACAATATAGCTAGAATGTTATCTTTTTCTGGTCACACGGTTTATAAATTGATTTGACTGCTCTTTATTGACATGTCGGACTAACACAAGAGTAAAAATTGTTCTTCTCCTCAGTTCTAAATTATGTTGGAAAGTATGTTTAGTTTTTCAACTAACGAAAGGGACTTAttgaaactgaaatgtgaaatactgtaaagaaagaaagatggatagGGTTGGGTTACTTGGAGGGAGAACTTAAAAAACAAGCTGAGAAACATACAAGCCTAGCATATCACAGCCTTATAAAGATGTTATGAATTTAAGTCTAATTGCActctcctgtttttctttttttttaccccacAGAGGGTCAACTGAGCAACCATGACCCCTGTGTAGAAGAGACAGTGTCTGGTTGAACACTCTGGGGATCCTAATACAGCAGCCGACACTGATATCGATATTCAGGAGTTCAAAATATCCCGTAACTAAAACATCAGGCGGTAGTAATCtgttaacataaacacataacatgaACAAACAATCTTGATACAAATCCCTTAGATTTGTGACCAAGACACATACTGAGCAGggcattttacagttgaaaaatacaaactgtgaACAAACTGTGTAAcggtgacactgtttctaaatttgCTCAAACCTAGTTTGGCATTTCTCACATCTCTTGTTACTCATTGGCCAGCACATACACCAATACCAccatatctgcaataagctaatatctGCCAATTTATTGTCCGTAATAGACACTGGGCCACCTCAGtggtgcatgtttgtgtgtacttaATACCcccaaaacataattttatgtATGTAGGTATGATGCGTATACACAATAAACTCACTCACAAGGTGCTCAGCAAAAGCAGTGGGATCGAAAGCAGTGCCCTCAGCAAACAGCTGGCTGGCTTTCTCCTTTCCCAGGTCTGTGGCCACGACGAGGAGCTGGGCATCCAGAGCTGCTTCTCTCGCCTGACGGACTGCCAAGGAACACAGTGAAATCAAACTGACCAAATAGTAGGGCTTCAAGTATGAATTGTTACTCTGGATtctacaaatataaaatgacactATATGTAAATGAGCACTTTAAACTGTCAATTTAGAGCCATCAATTAACCTGCATGTGTTTtagactgtgggaggaaaccggagcacCCAGGGGAAACACAACCAGGCAaactcctgctcctcctcttatGCATTTAGTTGCTCTgattgagaaaatgtatttgttgtgtaaGTGCAGCACTGTGGCTTTATTGAACGCACAACCCTGCAAATTCAACATTTCTGTGATTTTATCACACCTACCATCTTTAAAAAGTCTGTTTGCTTCTTCTAAAACTTCtgtcagtttgttgttggagGGACTCAGCATGTCCTCCCTATTCtctggagaaaacaaacacacaagaaggAAATATACATCAGAAgacttcaaaacaacaaataaacaacaacaagccaGTCCAGCCTCTCACTCACGTTGCACTGAGTTGATGAGGTCTCTGTACTTGCTCCGTATTTCTCTCCGGAGTCCCGGGTTATTCTCGTCCTCCTGCAGGTCGCCTCGGCCGAAGGCACTGCCACCATCGTCCCCGTCACTCTGCTGCTGGTCTCCTTTCCTTCGGCCAGCAGAGCCGTTCTGCCGAGGAGCCTCCTCATCAGCAACGCCTCTGGCTCTCTTCATCTTTAGTCAGTTAGCTTGCTGACGTTAGTGGAGGATCTGTGTGTTGTGAGAGGAAGACGCGTTGGCGCAAAACAGGTCCAATATAAACaaagtatgtttgtgtttgcgaGTGTAATATAGCTAATTAACTTACTTCTGATAACAATTCTTGAGGAAAGAGCATAGAGACAATCTGACTCTGGATCAAGTTGTCATGTTGTTTAACGTTATTTTAAACATAATCATAACATAGCCGGGTTTCTTTCAATTTAGCCAAAGAcgtaaaaaaaaagtcaagataAAAATCCGCGCCTCTAGCTCGTTTACAAAGTAAGTCGATTAACGCCATGTGAATGATACATTGCATTCGATTTACTGGTGTCGAACTACATGGGTGCCAAATGAGAACTAGCTAGCcgtagctaatgttagctactgCAAAACAATATTACTATATAACGCTAGCTTTATCTGTTCAGCTaactacattacatttaaacGAGGCACAGTCTTGACATTGCTGCGAAAAGGCTAACAAACATTCCAAAGCagctaaaatatatttaaaacacgAATACCAGCCAAACCAGAGTCAAACTTCGGTAGGGCCAGCGGCTAACCCAAACACGGAAGTACTGAGCAGTTAAACATCTCGTTTTAGTCGTCTGCATCTTTGGTCTGTGCGAAGGTTAGCCGATGTTAGCTAGCAAAATCAGTTGTGTTAGCAAATTAGCGGAACTTTTAGACTTACGACTCTCCTGCCCAAACAAAGATCACTCTAAAAGTAAACTCATAGCATGCTCTGGTTGTTGTTAAACTGGATCTATCCATTTTTCTTGAGAAAACTTCAATATACCTGAGTGGCAGACAGAAGGCGCGCCAGGAGCATTACATCAATGTTAACCACGACGAAGTTGGTTCTGTATTGGTACTTTGTAACTGAAGCgaaacttgaaatgaaaattctactataataacaacaataacaacaacaataatagtaataataataataatacaactcacaaaatacataaaaccaaGAAAACGTATAAATACATCAAAATTAAACTTGTGAGAAACATggaatattttaagaaaataaggGTTTGGTGAACATTGTcattataataataagataaaCATTTAAACTATATGCAAACTCGGAACCCATAACACCACAACTGGATCTAACATGTGtttgtaaacatttttacaatgatgttgttgttagacattgttttattttcaagatAAAAATCTGTGATATATAAACATGTACGCTCACTGTTGATTTGCTAACTAAATGTAGGCCTATTTCAGATATTGATGTTATATGTTTTGATCCTCTGGTTTGAACACATCATGAGCTAGTTTCTAGACATTTGGGGATTTGTCGAGgtttcaaatcaaatgttctCCTCTAAATTTCAGATTTACAAACGTCTTCGAACATGGAACCATCTTCAGTAATCGGAAGCAGCAACAGCCTGTAGGGCGGCGGTCAAAACACGTCACCAACGGGGTGGGCATCCTAGGGCTGCGTACCGGCAGATGGCGCGCTAATAATTGATAAGTATTAATAGGTATCTGACGTGAGAGAGCCGCTCTTTCTTttgaattcattgttttgttgtcttggTAACCAGAAGCGTCTCCTCCGTCACTTCCGGCTGACAAGAGCAGCTGTTAACGGGCTTTTATTGATGTGCTTCCTCCAAGTTTAAAGTGGTtagtgttgggtttttttgtaacatttttgttttgttttgttattaaaataagttaaaaacatgtttattcaaAAGTATAACGTTTCAGATATATAGATTTGAGAGTATTGTATCTTAAAAGAAGTGCACAAAAGTTAAGTTATAAGGCTTAAAACATTAGCCTAATAAACGGCGCTGAACTTTTCCCTTTTAATGGGGTCTGTCATGATTTGTGTCACTTATGTCACTGTGGCttttgtgttatattatttattatgtcatACATTTCTTATTATATTTAAGTTGTTAATTATTTTACCCAGTGTAGTACGCAACAAGCCTACAGTATGTCTAGTGACAAAGTGTAATAAGTTGATTTAATAAAGCTGTCTTTAAAAGTCTATTGGAAacactcccccccccacccccctcagcCTGCCATGTGTTACAGCTGAGGTAGAGACGCCCTTGTCTGGAAAGCTGCAGCTAATCCCTCCATGACCTCCGTGCTGGGACGCCGAAAGACTGTGCAGGAGGAGCAGAACCAATTCTGAGCGCCTGAAACTTGCATCCAGGTAATTTAACTGTTGTTTCATCATGGGGGAGTTGAGGTCCGCCTCTCACCCTGGGCTCCGTTTGGATCTGAACAACTTTGACTCGGCCCATGCAGAGAGGAGTCAGTATGTTTTGACGAGCCCCCACTCGCTGCAGTCCTGTGCACGACTGGGCATCAAACCTGTTGAACTTCTGATTAAATCGCTAAACGAGTTGATAGCTGAACAGCATGACGTGCCCTTTGAGACCGTGAGAGTTATGCATGATTCTTAcgagaaagagaggatgaagcTTTTACAAATGTGccgggaggagagggagaggattaTCGAGGCGGCCGGGGACAGGAGGCCTGGAGACAGGTGGCCTGCGGGCAGTAATAAAGTCTCAGGGCTGGAAGTGGTGCCTGACACCAAACTGAAGGATCACTCAACggacagacaggcaaacaggTCCATTCCATATGCAGATCTGTGCTTTAAAGGGAAATCTTTGAGCGGGTCCTCCTGTTCGGCCGCTGGTAATAGACACCCAGACAGGAGCACGGTGTGCAGCTTCAGTCTGGGAGATCACAGACGCTCCCCAGCCACTGAGATGAAACTGGAGAGGCTCACCAGGGACATCAGAAAGGAgatgtgtgtcacagtgtcagagagagacCGCAAGATAGCAGCTCTCATGCTGGTGAAGCACGAGGAGGAGCAGGCTTGCCTGAAGCTCtgtcagcaggaggaagaggagcgacAGGAGGCCCGTAGGAAGGAGGAGGCCCAGCAAGTtcaagcagagaaaaagaggaggaagaagctgaAGCAGAGTATGCAACGCTGGCATGTGGAGCTGGAGGCCCGCAAGAGGCTGAGGGAGCgtcaggaggaagagaaagcagGACAACTTGAGCAGGAGGTGCTGCTGCAAGAAGACCGCTGGAGGAGGCtcaaagaggaggtggaggcacAACGCAGAGAAAAGATAGAGGCCGCACAGAAAGAGGCAGGGGGGCGCAAACACTACCAGGAGAAGCTGctaagagagaaggaggaggtggagaagagggagcgagagagggagagacaggtggcagtggagagagagcagaaggcCAGGAGGAGCAAAATGTtgcaggagaagaaggagaggaagacgcTGCAGGAGGCAAATCGTAGGGAGCTGCTACGGCACATGCTGCTGAAACAGcaggtggagcagcaggtgGTGGAAGAGGAGGCACAGATGAGGAGCACACATGAGAGGAAGCTGCAACACTCCTGCGAGAAACGTGCCCAGGCTGTAGAGGCTCGGCTGAGGGAGCTGCAGGAGCGGGCTGCCCGGGAGGAGGAGCAGATTCGGAGAGCACAGCTGAGGGCCAAGCTGCAGAGCGTCCAGCAGCTCACGCACAAACAGATCCTGGTCCAGCTGAGCCAGCGCCGCACGGAGAGAGCCGCCCTGCACGCCTCGGCCCAGCACAGGACCAGAGCTCAGCAGACGCACcagcacaacacagacaggcagctcTGCCACCAGAGGCTGAGGGAGAgggtgcagagagaggaggaggcaat includes these proteins:
- the nsmce4a gene encoding non-structural maintenance of chromosomes element 4 homolog A isoform X1; amino-acid sequence: MKRARGVADEEAPRQNGSAGRRKGDQQQSDGDDGGSAFGRGDLQEDENNPGLRREIRSKYRDLINSVQQNREDMLSPSNNKLTEVLEEANRLFKDVRQAREAALDAQLLVVATDLGKEKASQLFAEGTAFDPTAFAEHLLSFMGLNRLEDGEDEQQNGGAVDGYLPQDAWHRVARRAECCFRTAPSFHYMMGSFHAEPPPPKQRIERQRKAPSKEAKRIMPTQLKKMEDSHQEATEKEVERILGYLKSYYQDEPASPISYYEFVIDPKSFSRTVENIFHMSFLIRDGLARMYLDNDKLPCIAPVEEGEVEAGGSCSRKQCIISISPKIWKELIDAFDIRDTMIHPPNTSNE
- the nsmce4a gene encoding non-structural maintenance of chromosomes element 4 homolog A isoform X3, giving the protein MHKRRSRSLPGCVSPGCSGFLPQSKTHAVRQAREAALDAQLLVVATDLGKEKASQLFAEGTAFDPTAFAEHLLSFMGLNRLEDGEDEQQNGGAVDGYLPQDAWHRVARRAECCFRTAPSFHYMMGSFHAEPPPPKQRIERQRKAPSKEAKRIMPTQLKKMEDSHQEATEKEVERILGYLKSYYQDEPASPISYYEFVIDPKSFSRTVENIFHMSFLIRDGLARMYLDNDKLPCIAPVEEGEVEAGGSCSRKQCIISISPKIWKELIDAFDIRDTMIHPPNTSNE
- the nsmce4a gene encoding non-structural maintenance of chromosomes element 4 homolog A isoform X2 — translated: MKRARGVADEEAPRQNGSAGRRKGDQQQSDGDDGGSAFGRGDLQEDENNPGLRREIRSKYRDLINSVQQNREDMLSPSNNKLTEVLEEANRLFKDVRQAREAALDAQLLVVATDLGKEKASQLFAEGTAFDPTAFAEHLLSFMGLNRLEDGEDEQQNGGAVDGYLPQDAWHRVARRAECCFRTAPSFHYMMGSFHAEPPPPKQRIERQRKAPSKEAKRIMPTQLKKMEDSHQEATEKEVERILGYLKSYYQDEPSPISYYEFVIDPKSFSRTVENIFHMSFLIRDGLARMYLDNDKLPCIAPVEEGEVEAGGSCSRKQCIISISPKIWKELIDAFDIRDTMIHPPNTSNE
- the LOC139294724 gene encoding coiled-coil domain-containing protein 177-like yields the protein MGELRSASHPGLRLDLNNFDSAHAERSQYVLTSPHSLQSCARLGIKPVELLIKSLNELIAEQHDVPFETVRVMHDSYEKERMKLLQMCREERERIIEAAGDRRPGDRWPAGSNKVSGLEVVPDTKLKDHSTDRQANRSIPYADLCFKGKSLSGSSCSAAGNRHPDRSTVCSFSLGDHRRSPATEMKLERLTRDIRKEMCVTVSERDRKIAALMLVKHEEEQACLKLCQQEEEERQEARRKEEAQQVQAEKKRRKKLKQSMQRWHVELEARKRLRERQEEEKAGQLEQEVLLQEDRWRRLKEEVEAQRREKIEAAQKEAGGRKHYQEKLLREKEEVEKRERERERQVAVEREQKARRSKMLQEKKERKTLQEANRRELLRHMLLKQQVEQQVVEEEAQMRSTHERKLQHSCEKRAQAVEARLRELQERAAREEEQIRRAQLRAKLQSVQQLTHKQILVQLSQRRTERAALHASAQHRTRAQQTHQHNTDRQLCHQRLRERVQREEEAMRKVRESCISVKEWRRERLRRQQEQIQEEAHRLVRASFHMRERVRQQTHSRTFDQMALEAQLTASMSRMKL